A stretch of the Candidatus Polarisedimenticolaceae bacterium genome encodes the following:
- a CDS encoding GspH/FimT family pseudopilin, translating into MNPRVRSTSRGFSAAELLIVIAIIGLLVAVAVPLVNNQVRQAKARGAADAMGVDLRAARMLAVTKQQDIPFVLEVDPVNAYRYTGNDGKVRRFVLPVGVRILGSSTPTTITFRPNGSIAAQATTVVEIAMSGSATAKETYTIVTSTAGIPKTTKTRTN; encoded by the coding sequence ATGAACCCGAGGGTGCGGAGTACATCGAGGGGCTTCTCGGCGGCCGAGCTGCTCATCGTCATCGCCATCATCGGCCTGCTGGTCGCCGTGGCGGTGCCGCTCGTGAACAACCAGGTCCGTCAGGCCAAGGCCCGCGGCGCGGCGGACGCGATGGGGGTCGACCTCCGGGCCGCACGCATGCTCGCGGTCACCAAGCAGCAGGACATCCCGTTCGTCCTCGAAGTCGATCCGGTCAACGCCTACCGGTACACCGGCAACGACGGAAAGGTCCGCCGGTTCGTGCTCCCGGTGGGGGTCCGCATCCTCGGATCGTCCACCCCCACGACGATCACCTTCCGCCCGAACGGCTCGATCGCCGCCCAGGCGACGACCGTGGTCGAGATCGCGATGTCGGGATCGGCGACGGCGAAGGAGACCTACACCATCGTGACGTCGACGGCGGGGATCCCGAAGACGACCAAGACCCGGACGAACTGA
- a CDS encoding tetratricopeptide repeat protein, with protein MRRGLIAAGLVVALGAGAHVARARLDALAAAPPSGRPLLYLPNGRYLKAASLGHAPLVADFVYLWAIQFYSDYERRDRFRYVEHLFGRVIPELDPRYVDPYWIGALILTVEARDLEGGLRILETGFRNNPRQWVLLYLAGWECSTAGQPARAAEYFGRAAAIPGAPAQLRRLQAGMVAKSGDLEEALHTWRALLDDPASDPTTRGIADRQVRDLTVKRDVQSLEQAVARFRERAGRPPRTLEELVARGVVSRLPLDPDGLPYAYDPARGVVSSSAGRILGDR; from the coding sequence GTGAGGCGGGGGCTGATCGCGGCGGGACTCGTCGTCGCGCTGGGGGCGGGCGCCCACGTCGCGCGGGCGAGGCTGGACGCGTTGGCCGCCGCGCCGCCGTCGGGTCGGCCGCTCCTGTACCTGCCGAACGGGCGCTACCTGAAGGCCGCGAGCCTGGGGCACGCGCCGCTCGTCGCCGATTTCGTCTACCTCTGGGCGATCCAGTTCTACTCCGACTACGAGCGTCGGGACCGGTTCCGCTACGTCGAGCACCTCTTCGGTCGCGTGATCCCCGAGCTCGATCCGCGCTACGTCGATCCGTACTGGATCGGCGCGCTGATCCTCACCGTCGAGGCGCGGGACCTCGAGGGGGGGCTGCGGATCCTCGAGACCGGCTTCCGCAACAACCCCCGGCAGTGGGTGCTGCTCTACCTCGCCGGCTGGGAGTGCTCGACCGCCGGGCAGCCGGCGCGCGCCGCCGAGTACTTCGGGCGTGCGGCGGCGATTCCCGGCGCGCCCGCGCAGCTGCGTCGTCTCCAGGCGGGGATGGTGGCCAAGTCCGGCGATCTCGAGGAGGCGCTCCACACCTGGCGCGCGCTTCTCGACGACCCGGCCTCCGATCCCACCACGCGCGGGATCGCCGACCGCCAGGTGCGCGACCTCACCGTGAAGCGGGACGTCCAGTCCCTCGAGCAGGCGGTGGCCCGGTTCCGCGAGCGGGCGGGACGGCCGCCGCGCACCCTCGAGGAGCTCGTCGCGCGCGGCGTCGTTTCCCGGCTTCCGCTCGATCCCGACGGCCTCCCTTACGCGTACGACCCGGCGAGAGGCGTCGTGTCCAGCTCCGCCGGACGCATCCTGGGGGACCGTTGA
- a CDS encoding pilus assembly PilX N-terminal domain-containing protein, with the protein MTNPTMRLPSPRARERERGSALVIAVLVTVILTLLGVAFLLMGETENKIAENEKLSAQALYFAEAGTRQVKRWFDRPRGTTGYNWNLHNPPPGVLRRDLRILDPDGPGPTAAAATDGNAGGALPNYKQGVDVNLDGFDDVFDRPYRPTPLDMFMGTADGPDIRIDRAFNNASKAFLDTLSERLLANFPVAAANIAARISRIDVYSAPYLQIGPNWTRYGVATVAVTAQIVKTENAVERVLAQRTIRAVINETPYPGPFGPLHSCDMLNWNGSFRVHWGAATAKGPGVSDIPSNINSKFDRSLSRLKPPNGKAEAFYNGDSATFTAMATALETAGTTIPDPWFRFLAGGNVDDWPSADDQYEPPDAPPAAGADYIDYSNIIRNVPNVGCPDFDYETWKTIAQSGGSDVYYYTWVSGDQFRLNSSGPPTAFATITGGKTGLYFFDTKNSARPADDYSNLTPEVQVQGGWQGFRGFMYLNSETFTINGAQAVAATYTFPGEPYFDTNTNGKWDTGEPYVNLNYNSLAARGDDLEADPADTYGSGAGRVYNRKGASVPGTADIWGIVYNTGEFDAQGNPVILGSMITKKGQSKSAGTADLYWDPKLIDEWPPSDWDLPRVVITRYETDPSTN; encoded by the coding sequence ATGACGAACCCGACGATGCGACTGCCTTCCCCGCGCGCGCGGGAGCGCGAGCGCGGATCGGCTCTCGTGATCGCCGTCCTGGTGACGGTGATCCTGACCCTGCTCGGCGTCGCGTTCCTGCTGATGGGCGAGACCGAGAACAAGATCGCCGAGAACGAGAAGCTCTCGGCGCAGGCCCTCTACTTCGCCGAGGCGGGGACGCGACAGGTCAAGCGCTGGTTCGACCGCCCGCGGGGCACGACCGGGTACAACTGGAACCTGCACAACCCGCCGCCGGGCGTGTTGCGGCGGGACCTCCGGATCCTCGATCCCGACGGTCCGGGGCCGACGGCGGCGGCGGCGACCGACGGCAACGCGGGAGGCGCCCTGCCGAACTACAAGCAGGGGGTGGACGTCAACCTCGACGGGTTCGACGATGTCTTCGACCGTCCCTACCGGCCGACCCCGCTCGACATGTTCATGGGGACGGCCGACGGGCCGGACATCCGCATCGACCGCGCGTTCAACAACGCGTCGAAGGCCTTCCTCGACACGTTGTCCGAGCGCCTGCTCGCGAACTTCCCGGTCGCGGCGGCGAACATCGCCGCCCGGATCTCGCGCATCGACGTCTACTCGGCGCCGTACCTGCAGATCGGGCCGAACTGGACCCGTTACGGCGTGGCGACCGTCGCCGTCACCGCCCAGATCGTCAAGACCGAGAACGCCGTGGAGCGCGTGCTCGCGCAGCGCACCATCCGCGCGGTGATCAACGAGACCCCGTACCCGGGCCCGTTCGGCCCGCTGCACTCCTGCGACATGCTGAACTGGAACGGATCCTTCCGGGTCCACTGGGGCGCGGCGACGGCCAAGGGGCCGGGAGTCTCCGACATCCCGAGCAACATCAACTCGAAGTTCGACCGGAGCCTGTCGCGCCTGAAGCCCCCGAACGGGAAGGCCGAGGCGTTCTACAACGGCGATTCGGCGACCTTCACGGCGATGGCGACGGCGCTGGAGACGGCCGGGACCACGATCCCGGATCCCTGGTTCCGCTTCCTCGCCGGAGGCAACGTGGACGACTGGCCGTCGGCCGACGACCAGTACGAGCCGCCCGACGCCCCTCCGGCGGCCGGGGCGGACTACATCGATTACTCCAACATCATCCGGAACGTCCCCAACGTCGGGTGCCCGGACTTCGACTACGAAACCTGGAAGACGATCGCGCAGTCCGGGGGGAGCGACGTCTACTACTACACGTGGGTGTCGGGCGACCAGTTCCGCCTCAACAGCTCCGGCCCGCCGACGGCCTTCGCCACGATCACCGGCGGGAAGACCGGCCTCTACTTCTTCGACACCAAGAACTCCGCCCGGCCGGCGGACGACTACAGCAACCTCACCCCCGAGGTGCAGGTCCAGGGCGGCTGGCAGGGGTTCCGCGGGTTCATGTACCTGAACTCCGAGACCTTCACGATCAACGGCGCGCAGGCCGTCGCCGCCACGTACACCTTTCCCGGGGAGCCGTACTTCGACACGAACACGAACGGCAAGTGGGACACCGGCGAGCCGTACGTGAATCTCAACTACAACTCCCTGGCCGCACGGGGCGACGACCTCGAGGCGGATCCGGCGGACACGTACGGGTCGGGCGCCGGCCGGGTCTACAACCGGAAGGGCGCGTCGGTCCCGGGCACCGCGGACATCTGGGGGATCGTCTACAACACCGGGGAGTTCGACGCGCAGGGCAACCCGGTGATTCTCGGCTCGATGATCACGAAGAAAGGGCAGTCGAAGTCCGCCGGTACGGCCGATCTCTACTGGGACCCCAAGCTGATCGACGAGTGGCCGCCGTCGGACTGGGATCTGCCGCGCGTGGTCATCACCCGGTACGAGACCGATCCGTCCACGAACTGA
- a CDS encoding ATP-binding protein: protein MAEPRLGRFGFQLRVTLVLLVLFLAAADLVNLMLLGQAREALEVAESERVRSRAREVARALGSAPIDAAGLARTARDFDLRRLALFEPGGNILAAWPERSRFWPELDADTRAALAAGRAASFRDSGEGRDGMVALVPVLDPSGVWLRGVAVEQAAPALATVESRARTLRVVQAIGIVVIGGLALVFARWVSRPYRSLVAAAGDAGLAPVALDADGDPDALAQAFRRVAEKLREQEAALGQAGREGGGLGDLVRFATGPARGMTTGVVVVDRRGKLAALNASAEALLGVRGVDVAGQPLDAAAREVEGLRELVVACLERGRSATREVLEVRRPDGRGAHLGVSVSPATAGPSGEVAGALVLMTDLTEIRRLQEQARTRDNLAAVGQLAAGIAHEFRNALGTILGWARMLEKRDDPRVRGPAQEIIKEVDAVRASLDEFLLYARPQEPARVPVDLDDLVRRCVASAPEGLGVDAEGEFGTVVGDEALLRRVFGNLLQNAADAGREAGRAVSVRIVGRRSGSGRHVQIDVEDDGPGIPPERRREVFVPFFTTRAKGTGLGLALVQRTLVDLGGSVEVGDGPRGGASFRIRLPLHDGDGAV, encoded by the coding sequence GTGGCGGAACCGCGCCTGGGCCGGTTCGGTTTCCAGCTCCGCGTGACGCTCGTCCTCCTCGTCCTTTTCCTGGCCGCCGCCGACCTCGTCAACCTGATGCTCCTCGGTCAGGCCCGGGAGGCGCTGGAGGTCGCGGAGTCGGAACGGGTGCGGTCCCGCGCGCGCGAGGTGGCCCGGGCGCTCGGGTCGGCGCCCATCGACGCCGCGGGGCTCGCCCGGACCGCGCGCGACTTCGACCTGCGCCGCCTCGCTCTGTTCGAGCCCGGCGGGAACATCCTCGCCGCTTGGCCCGAGCGCTCCCGGTTCTGGCCCGAGCTCGACGCGGACACGCGTGCGGCGCTCGCCGCAGGCCGCGCCGCGTCGTTCCGGGACTCCGGGGAGGGGAGGGACGGGATGGTGGCGCTCGTCCCGGTGCTCGATCCGTCGGGCGTGTGGCTGCGCGGGGTGGCGGTGGAGCAGGCGGCGCCCGCGCTCGCGACGGTCGAATCACGCGCCCGGACGCTCCGGGTGGTCCAGGCGATCGGCATCGTCGTGATCGGAGGGCTGGCGCTGGTCTTCGCGCGCTGGGTCAGCCGTCCCTACCGCAGCCTCGTCGCGGCGGCGGGGGACGCGGGACTCGCCCCGGTCGCGCTCGACGCGGACGGCGACCCCGACGCTCTCGCGCAGGCGTTCCGTCGCGTGGCCGAGAAGCTCCGCGAGCAGGAGGCCGCGCTCGGCCAGGCGGGTCGCGAAGGGGGCGGGCTCGGCGACCTCGTGCGATTCGCGACGGGGCCGGCGCGCGGGATGACGACGGGGGTCGTCGTGGTGGACCGCCGCGGAAAGCTCGCGGCGCTCAACGCCTCGGCCGAGGCGCTGCTCGGCGTGCGCGGCGTCGACGTGGCCGGTCAGCCGCTCGACGCCGCCGCGCGGGAGGTCGAGGGGTTGCGCGAGCTCGTCGTGGCGTGTCTCGAGCGCGGCCGGTCGGCCACGCGCGAGGTGCTCGAGGTGCGACGCCCCGACGGCCGCGGTGCGCACCTGGGGGTCTCGGTTTCTCCGGCGACGGCGGGCCCGTCGGGGGAGGTCGCCGGCGCGCTCGTCCTGATGACCGACCTCACCGAGATCCGGCGCCTCCAGGAACAGGCACGAACGCGCGACAACCTCGCGGCGGTCGGCCAGCTGGCGGCGGGAATCGCGCACGAGTTCCGCAACGCCCTCGGCACGATCCTCGGCTGGGCGCGGATGCTCGAAAAGCGCGACGACCCCAGGGTTCGCGGGCCCGCGCAGGAGATCATCAAGGAGGTCGACGCCGTGCGCGCCTCGCTCGACGAGTTCCTCCTCTACGCGCGCCCGCAGGAGCCGGCCCGCGTGCCGGTGGATCTCGACGACCTCGTCCGGCGTTGCGTGGCGAGCGCCCCGGAGGGGCTCGGCGTCGACGCGGAGGGGGAGTTCGGCACGGTCGTCGGGGACGAGGCCCTGCTCCGCCGGGTCTTCGGGAACCTCCTGCAGAACGCCGCGGACGCCGGGCGCGAGGCGGGGCGCGCCGTCTCGGTGAGGATCGTCGGCCGCAGGAGCGGATCCGGACGGCACGTCCAGATCGACGTGGAGGACGACGGCCCGGGCATCCCCCCCGAACGCCGCCGCGAAGTCTTCGTGCCGTTCTTCACCACGCGGGCGAAGGGGACGGGGCTCGGGCTCGCCCTGGTGCAGCGGACGCTGGTCGACCTCGGCGGAAGCGTGGAGGTGGGGGACGGGCCGAGGGGCGGGGCCTCCTTCCGGATCCGGCTTCCCCTGCACGACGGCGACGGCGCAGTGTAA
- a CDS encoding prepilin-type N-terminal cleavage/methylation domain-containing protein, which yields MHSRNERGFSLVELILALGLLAGVMLAIAGMFSIGGKQVKSGRTSSEALAVGRQILEEMNGWAYRQTYENFGLDGAAASYSVDTRANTSTFAQKWHATLQSKLGASAYATIALSSVVGTGTAPVMNSAVAKNYRVTVTVHWNEITRPRTVTVATVRM from the coding sequence ATGCACTCGAGGAACGAACGCGGATTCAGCCTCGTCGAGCTCATCCTGGCGCTCGGTCTCCTGGCCGGCGTCATGCTCGCGATCGCGGGGATGTTCTCCATCGGCGGAAAGCAGGTGAAGAGCGGACGGACCTCGAGCGAGGCCCTCGCCGTCGGCCGGCAGATCCTCGAGGAGATGAACGGCTGGGCCTACCGGCAGACCTACGAGAATTTCGGGCTCGACGGGGCGGCGGCGAGTTATTCGGTCGACACGCGTGCGAACACGAGCACCTTCGCCCAGAAGTGGCACGCGACCCTGCAGTCGAAGCTCGGGGCGAGCGCCTACGCCACGATCGCGCTCTCGTCGGTCGTGGGCACCGGCACCGCTCCCGTCATGAACAGCGCCGTCGCGAAGAACTACCGCGTCACGGTCACCGTGCACTGGAACGAGATCACCCGTCCCCGGACGGTGACCGTCGCCACGGTGCGCATGTGA
- a CDS encoding prepilin-type N-terminal cleavage/methylation domain-containing protein: MDPAKLARRRPDSGLTLVEILVATAVLAIAIVIALMIYDQSRRSFKQGENAVEQQQAVRIAFDRLNADLRMAGYNYNPDGNVASVDEQIEAAYDGAIVIRGDFDGQEEPALVGPAAASVSVGNDEIVIYALSKPEWISSGTGGQTLTFSADVQEEPRDGEVETVSVPNVALVQTAAEAPYTLYRITLNADESTWGSGGFITRTPLVENIRSMTYRYFGQTQTQINTLDLGSATDDIGGAETAASKATRLGIRRVNVSLIGLTRDPDMNYVDPADAEPSTRRYRKFELVGDVTPRNLGMKGIRDLIGDSSPPSQPGAPTLLAGHCGGLYVSWPPNDAEEGVTSYRVLIGTTAGSPTSSRSSSTNAAYVSGLTTGTTYYVAITALDAAGNESIRSSERNAAVTNTTVPSAPATVSATDSQPDAVNVTWTAVTTNTAALAGDPQSPTIRDLAGYRIYRGTSANFSPAAGNRIVDETVSKPSPTPSAPDTTVVNCRDYFYKVRAVDSCGTESDDAPGALGEAGRAESEVEPATPQNVQAFITGVSRVTVSWDVVNENIKGQPIRIDDYEVIGRRCLILDTDCQNDPSGYTPVGTATNGNLSLVDTGASGIDVLRSWYYRVRAKDDCPNYSSWSELATARCTFLGSLTWVTPNDGDPVSGVTPIRVAAYSAGVETYADASLTIVHGASGATETRILSPRVVGDTTYFEYDWLATPPGQYTLTITVPNAGGCTKSSSIQLNAAPTVACCLSFNPGVAGAARFLSCTNETTDGNDQECRDLNYKLWNNACLTSVRVDSLTIAWTNVKAPQLTRPALLEEVFFGGSSVWVPGNAATPASTTFSSRPPLVPYTRNAANTVDVTYRFADEMSREAGGKHQPVDTTFNFTLLDSAGAPTGITGTCGVPNGFSFSVPDPLSTTTP, from the coding sequence ATGGATCCCGCGAAACTCGCCCGCCGCCGACCCGACAGCGGTCTCACGCTGGTCGAGATCCTCGTCGCGACCGCCGTGCTCGCGATCGCGATCGTGATCGCGCTGATGATCTACGACCAGTCCCGGCGCTCGTTCAAGCAGGGCGAGAACGCCGTGGAGCAACAGCAGGCGGTCCGCATCGCGTTCGACCGGCTCAACGCCGACCTGCGGATGGCGGGGTACAACTACAACCCGGACGGCAACGTCGCTTCGGTCGACGAGCAGATCGAAGCGGCGTACGACGGCGCGATCGTCATCCGCGGCGACTTCGACGGCCAGGAGGAGCCCGCGCTCGTCGGCCCCGCGGCGGCGTCGGTCTCGGTCGGCAACGACGAGATCGTGATCTACGCGCTGAGCAAACCCGAGTGGATCTCCTCCGGGACCGGCGGCCAGACGCTCACCTTCAGCGCGGACGTCCAGGAGGAGCCGCGCGACGGCGAGGTCGAGACGGTCAGCGTCCCCAACGTCGCGCTCGTCCAGACCGCGGCGGAAGCGCCGTACACCCTCTACCGGATCACGCTCAACGCGGACGAGAGCACCTGGGGGAGCGGCGGGTTCATCACCCGAACGCCGCTCGTCGAGAACATCCGCTCGATGACCTACCGCTACTTCGGGCAGACCCAGACCCAGATCAACACGCTCGACCTCGGCTCGGCGACCGACGACATCGGCGGCGCCGAGACCGCCGCGTCCAAGGCGACCCGGCTGGGAATCCGCCGCGTGAACGTGTCGCTCATCGGATTGACCCGCGATCCCGACATGAACTACGTCGACCCCGCCGACGCGGAGCCGAGCACGCGGAGGTACCGGAAGTTCGAGCTCGTCGGCGACGTGACCCCGCGCAACCTCGGGATGAAGGGGATCCGCGACCTGATCGGCGATTCCAGCCCCCCGTCGCAGCCGGGAGCGCCGACCCTGCTCGCCGGCCACTGCGGGGGGCTCTACGTGTCCTGGCCCCCGAACGACGCGGAGGAGGGCGTGACCTCGTACCGCGTGCTCATCGGCACGACGGCGGGAAGCCCGACCTCCTCGCGCAGCTCGAGCACGAACGCCGCGTACGTTTCGGGGCTGACCACGGGGACGACCTATTACGTCGCGATCACCGCGCTCGACGCCGCGGGCAACGAGTCCATCCGGTCGAGCGAGCGCAACGCCGCGGTCACGAACACGACGGTCCCCTCCGCTCCGGCGACGGTGAGCGCGACGGACTCCCAGCCGGACGCCGTCAACGTGACGTGGACCGCCGTGACGACGAACACGGCGGCGCTCGCCGGAGATCCGCAGTCGCCGACCATCCGCGACCTGGCGGGTTATCGCATCTACCGCGGAACCTCGGCGAACTTCAGCCCCGCGGCCGGGAATCGGATCGTCGACGAGACCGTCTCGAAGCCGAGCCCCACCCCTTCGGCTCCGGACACGACGGTCGTCAACTGCCGCGACTACTTCTACAAGGTGCGCGCGGTGGACTCCTGCGGGACCGAGTCGGACGACGCCCCCGGGGCGCTCGGCGAGGCCGGGCGCGCGGAGAGCGAGGTCGAGCCGGCGACGCCGCAGAACGTGCAGGCGTTCATCACGGGAGTGAGCCGCGTCACGGTGTCGTGGGACGTCGTCAACGAAAACATCAAGGGCCAGCCGATCCGGATCGACGACTACGAAGTCATCGGCCGGCGCTGCCTGATCCTCGACACCGACTGCCAGAACGATCCCAGCGGTTACACCCCCGTCGGCACCGCGACCAACGGCAATCTGAGCCTGGTGGACACCGGTGCCTCCGGGATCGACGTCCTCAGATCCTGGTACTACCGGGTGCGGGCCAAGGACGATTGCCCGAACTACTCGAGCTGGTCGGAGCTGGCCACCGCGCGGTGCACCTTTCTGGGCAGCCTGACCTGGGTCACGCCCAACGACGGCGACCCGGTGTCGGGAGTGACGCCGATCCGTGTCGCGGCGTACAGCGCGGGCGTCGAGACCTACGCGGACGCCAGCCTCACGATCGTCCACGGCGCGTCGGGGGCGACGGAGACGCGCATCCTCAGCCCGCGGGTCGTGGGCGACACGACGTATTTCGAGTACGACTGGCTGGCCACCCCTCCGGGGCAATACACGCTGACGATCACGGTACCCAACGCGGGGGGGTGCACGAAGTCGAGCTCGATCCAGCTCAACGCCGCTCCCACGGTGGCCTGTTGCCTGTCGTTCAACCCCGGAGTCGCCGGTGCGGCGCGGTTCCTCAGCTGCACGAACGAGACCACGGACGGGAACGATCAGGAATGCCGGGACCTGAACTACAAGTTGTGGAACAACGCGTGCCTGACCTCCGTGAGGGTCGACTCGCTGACGATCGCCTGGACCAACGTGAAGGCACCCCAGCTGACGCGTCCCGCGCTCCTGGAGGAGGTCTTCTTCGGCGGCAGCAGCGTCTGGGTCCCCGGGAACGCGGCGACGCCGGCGTCGACGACGTTCTCCTCCAGGCCACCGCTGGTGCCGTACACCCGCAACGCGGCGAACACGGTCGATGTGACCTACCGGTTCGCCGACGAGATGTCGCGGGAGGCGGGCGGCAAGCATCAGCCCGTCGACACGACGTTCAACTTCACCCTGCTCGATTCGGCCGGCGCGCCCACGGGGATCACCGGAACGTGCGGCGTCCCGAACGGATTCAGCTTCTCCGTGCCCGATCCGCTCAGCACGACCACCCCGTAA
- a CDS encoding sigma-54 dependent transcriptional regulator gives MPPILLVEDRDSLRAVLRQTLEAEGYEVEEAADGKRAVAALGASRYLAVVTDLKLPGADGHAVLAAAREADPDLPVVVMTAYGTVEDAVGAMKQGAFDFLSKPVDPDHLVLLLRRAVERRHLLDENLLLKKEFAERLGFPSIIGESSALVEVIRRIRKAAPADATVLLEGESGTGKELFARAIHHLSPRKDAPFVAINCAAIPETLLESELFGHEKGAFTGASSARAGRFELADRGTLFLDEIGELGAGVQAKLLRVLQERKFERVGGNRTIAVNVRIVAATNRDLKAEVGARRFRDDLYFRLAVVTVTIPPLRDRRSDVALLARHFLEKYRREIGRDRLEFSPEALEALRAHRWPGNVRELENLVERVAILAEGDRLEPGHLGLEGVAATPTDLAAFARVVGLDGGLDAVSTRARDLAERLMVERALAETGGNKTRAAQMLDVNYKRLLVRIRELGLESEREEEPSKETP, from the coding sequence ATGCCCCCCATCCTGCTCGTCGAGGACCGCGATTCCCTCCGGGCGGTGCTCCGCCAGACCCTCGAGGCGGAGGGGTACGAGGTGGAGGAGGCCGCCGACGGCAAACGCGCCGTCGCCGCGCTCGGCGCCTCGCGCTACCTCGCGGTCGTCACCGACCTGAAGCTCCCCGGCGCGGACGGTCACGCGGTGCTCGCGGCGGCCCGCGAGGCCGATCCCGACCTCCCCGTCGTCGTGATGACCGCGTACGGCACCGTGGAGGACGCCGTCGGCGCGATGAAGCAGGGGGCGTTCGACTTCCTCTCGAAGCCCGTCGACCCCGATCACCTGGTGCTCCTGCTGCGGCGCGCGGTGGAGCGCCGCCACCTGCTGGACGAGAACCTCCTCCTCAAGAAGGAGTTCGCGGAGCGCCTCGGGTTCCCGAGCATCATCGGCGAGTCCTCGGCCCTGGTGGAGGTGATCCGGCGGATCCGGAAGGCGGCGCCCGCGGACGCGACGGTGCTGCTCGAAGGGGAGTCCGGAACCGGCAAGGAGCTGTTCGCCCGCGCGATCCACCACCTCAGCCCGCGCAAGGACGCTCCGTTCGTCGCGATCAACTGCGCGGCGATCCCCGAGACCCTCCTCGAGAGCGAGCTGTTCGGCCACGAGAAGGGGGCCTTCACCGGCGCGTCGTCGGCGCGCGCGGGGCGCTTCGAGCTCGCGGATCGCGGCACCCTCTTCCTCGACGAGATCGGCGAGCTCGGCGCGGGGGTGCAGGCGAAGCTCCTCCGCGTGCTGCAGGAGCGGAAGTTCGAGCGCGTCGGCGGGAACCGGACGATCGCGGTGAACGTGCGGATCGTCGCCGCGACCAACCGCGACCTCAAGGCGGAGGTCGGCGCGCGGCGCTTCCGCGACGACCTCTACTTCCGTCTCGCCGTGGTCACCGTGACGATCCCCCCGCTGCGCGACCGTCGCTCGGACGTCGCGCTCCTCGCGCGTCACTTCCTCGAGAAGTACCGGCGGGAGATCGGTCGTGACCGACTCGAGTTCTCGCCCGAGGCGCTCGAGGCGCTGCGCGCCCATCGCTGGCCGGGCAACGTCCGCGAGCTCGAGAACCTGGTCGAGCGGGTGGCGATCCTCGCCGAGGGGGATCGACTCGAGCCGGGCCATCTCGGCCTCGAGGGAGTCGCCGCCACCCCGACCGACCTCGCCGCCTTCGCGCGCGTCGTCGGGCTGGACGGCGGTCTCGACGCCGTGTCCACGCGTGCGCGGGACCTCGCCGAGCGGCTCATGGTCGAGCGCGCCCTCGCGGAGACGGGCGGCAACAAGACGCGCGCCGCCCAGATGCTCGACGTGAACTACAAACGCCTCCTCGTCCGCATCCGCGAGCTCGGGCTCGAGAGCGAGCGCGAGGAAGAGCCCTCCAAGGAGACGCCGTGA
- a CDS encoding prepilin peptidase, with protein MSALVFLVGLIVGSFLNVCIHRLPLGENIAFPGSHCPKCGAAIRWYQNVPVLSWLALRGRCAACRAPIAWRYPIVELLSGIAALSAFAAYGPTLAFAIALAYAWMLLVLFFTDWDHHLLPDAITLTGFAAGMAIAAFNPFLAGEGSWGRIWTALLGAALGSGILWGIGAVWKRLRGVDAMGLGDVKMMAMVGAFTGPSGVLFTLFFGSIVGAIVGVARIPFRGGSLRDELPFGCFLAPSALVAMHGARRAIDAYLAFVGFGA; from the coding sequence TTGAGCGCGCTCGTCTTTCTCGTCGGGCTGATCGTGGGGAGCTTTCTCAACGTCTGCATCCATCGGCTCCCGCTGGGGGAGAACATCGCCTTTCCCGGGTCGCACTGCCCGAAGTGCGGGGCCGCGATCCGCTGGTACCAGAACGTCCCCGTCCTCTCGTGGCTCGCGCTGCGGGGACGGTGCGCCGCCTGCCGGGCTCCGATCGCCTGGCGGTACCCGATCGTCGAGCTGCTCTCCGGGATCGCCGCGCTCTCGGCCTTCGCCGCGTACGGTCCCACGCTCGCGTTCGCGATCGCCCTCGCGTACGCGTGGATGCTGCTCGTCCTGTTCTTCACCGACTGGGACCACCACCTCCTCCCCGACGCGATCACCCTGACCGGTTTCGCGGCGGGGATGGCGATCGCCGCGTTCAACCCGTTCCTCGCCGGGGAGGGCAGCTGGGGACGGATCTGGACGGCGCTTCTCGGCGCGGCGCTGGGCTCGGGCATCCTCTGGGGGATCGGCGCGGTGTGGAAGCGACTCCGCGGCGTGGACGCCATGGGCCTGGGCGACGTGAAGATGATGGCGATGGTCGGCGCCTTCACGGGGCCCTCGGGGGTGTTGTTCACGCTGTTCTTCGGGTCGATCGTCGGCGCGATCGTCGGGGTCGCGAGGATCCCGTTCCGGGGCGGATCGCTCCGCGACGAGCTTCCGTTCGGATGTTTCCTCGCCCCGTCGGCGCTCGTCGCGATGCACGGCGCGAGGCGCGCGATCGACGCCTACCTCGCCTTCGTCGGGTTCGGGGCGTGA